CCGATTACCGATTGCCGGTTTTTCGAGCCTACCCTGACTTTTAGCTTGAGCGCAAAAGCGCGAAACCCCTGGTTGGCTGCTTCCCCTGTTCCCTGTCCCCTGTAACCTGTCCCCTGTAACCTGTCCCCTAGTCTTTGTATGGTTGTCTGAACGGACCAGAACGGGAAGGGGGACGCCGGGAGACCCGCCACGCTCTCTACCGGTTCCTTAACGGGAAGAAGACAAGGGTGAGGTACTCGGCCAACATCAACGACAAGATCCTGCTTGTGTTACCATCGTCGGCTCAGATTCGCAATCCAGAGCTATGACCCCTAAGATGCGTCCCAAAACGGTTGACGAATACATCAGTGTAGCTCCCAGAGAAACGCAGAAAAAGCTGCGGGAGATGCGCGATTGCATCCGCAACGCAGCTCCCGGCTCAACCGAGGGATTGAAATGGGGCATGCCGGCATATTCCCATAAGAGGATTCTCCTCACCTTCGCCGCCCACAAGAATCACATAGGCTTTCATCCGACTCCATCGGCGGTAAAGGCTTTCGCGAAGGAGCTCTCGGAATTTGTAACATCCGACAATTCTGTTCAGTTTCCACTGCAAAAGCCGTTGCCGTTAGATCTGATCCGCAGGATGACCGAGTTTCGCGTTCGGGAGAGCGTCGAGGAAGATAAGAAGTGGCGAACCTGACGATTCCAAACCTTTTCCAGGATATGAATGCATTGCTCCCCGGCTCATGTTCGTAAACAAGGACTGCGGTAGTCTTGCGGGTCTGTCGTGCTTTATGGGAAACCACCACACAAGTACTTAACTCGAATTGTGCCGCGCGGCCTGATCCGTAGTGTCCTATCGTGGTTGCTTGGAATCGCGACATCACTGCCGGCGGTTGGGTATCATGAGGTGCCCATGGTCACGAGATCTGGGCTCAGAACGTGGATCGCGCGGTGAGAAACCGCCCCGCGCCGACGCGGAAACCCGGAGGAGGAACTACGATGAACATCCTGTTGTGGGTCCTGCAGGTACTCGCCGCGCTCCTCTACGGCGCGTCGGGCGTCATGAAGGTCTTCATGTTCGACAACATAAGCAAGGATGTCCCGTCCTTTGGCGCGTTGCCGCGGGAAGCCTGGACGGCCCTCGGCATCCTCGAACTCGTCTGCACGGTCGGGCTGATCGTCCCCGCCGCCTTCCACTGGCACCCGGCGCTCACGGTGGTGGCCGCCACGGTCCTAGCGATCGAGAGCCTCGTGTTCGTCGGGGTGCACGCCAAGTACCGCGAGATCACGACCATCATCATGAGCGGCGTGCTGGGTCTTCTCATGGCGTTCATCGCGTACGAGCGGATGGTCCTGAAACCGATCCTCTGAACGGCGGCCGACCCCTGCAGCCCCCCCGTGACGCCCGTGTTGCATCTTCTCTCAAAAGAGTGCACTCCGCAGCCTTGGAGCCGGGCTTGCGCAGCTCCTGCGCAGCATCAAAGTGGCAATAACACTACTGAAAACTAAATAAGTGCATAGTGCCTAGTGTCGGGTTGTTATGGTCACTGATTCTCACGTCCTCTGGGACGGACTTACTCCTTCATACAGTTTACAAACACAACTCGCCCCACATCTTTCTTTGATTGACTACAAGCAAGCCCCTTCACGCTTACTTCAAGTGTATGACTTATAAGCTGTTTCTCTTGCTTAACGACTGCGCTACTCAGTTCGCGGGTTTTCGCATCACGTCATAACTTCATTACATCTCATGGCTGGCGGACGAGACCGAACGGTTGCGAGCATTCTCCTCATTCCGCCTACTCATCCCGTGTTGAGAACTTAGACGAGTTGGTGCGAAATCGTCTTTCCTCGCGCAGAGGAGTAAACACATTTCGTTGTTGTAACCGGTGGGATCGTGCACGCGGAGTTGCATTAGAGGGGTCTTCGCGTGCACACCTAACCTGCGACTAACCAAGCTGAAGAGATATCAAGACAAAACTCTTCGCAACTATCCGGCCACTGGGAACCCACAGAGAAGTAAAAGACCTCGCACGCAGTCTAAGGCCCCGATTGTTTATCACAAAACAAGTTTAAACAAATACGAACTTCACAAGGAGCAAGAATGAGAAAGCGACTTAGTCTAACGTTATTCACAATGGCTTTCGCGAGTTGTTTTGCTGTTGCCGCGCAGGCCCAACATTTTTCTTTCACCACCGGTAGCCCCGACGCCAAATTGGGCGCGCTCTCCCGGACTGCTGGTTCCCAGGGACTTGAAACCGAAACAGCCGATGATTTCGTGCTGACTCAGCCTACAGTTGTAAGCGGAGCCACGGTTCACGGGCTGATCACAGGGGGCGGTGCCTCTAACGTCACCAGAGTCGAGGTGGAGATTTACCACATTTTTTCCGCGGACTCCGACGCGAATCGTACACCCAGCGTACCGACGCGAGCCAACTCTCCTTCCGATCACGAAATCGACAGCGCAACTCGCGATTCCAACGGCGGTACTCTGAGTTTTGTCGCGAATGGGATCGGAGATTTTCAAGTCCAAAATACTGTAGTCAACAGTATCAACAAGTTTCCCCAGCAGCTTACGCATGGTGAAGGGACGGCGCAGGGCCAGCAGGTGGAAATCGATATCACCTTCAGTACCCCGCTGTTCCTCCCAGCAGGCCACTACTTCTTCCGACCCGAGGTTGAAGTAAGCGGCGGCAATTTCTTATTCCTCTCTGCACCCAGGCCGACCACTGCCGGTACTCCCTTTCCTCCCGGGATAACCGACTTGCAAGCGTGGATTCGCAATGCCAACCTCTCACCCGACTGGCTGCGTATTGGCGGAGACATTGTGGGCGCCGGAACCTTCAACATGACATTTTCCCTTGACGGGAATGCTGTTACCGGCATTGGTACGCCCGGACAGCCAAACTGTCACGGAAAGACCGTTTCTGCAATGGCGGATCAGTTTGGCGGCATGGAAGCCTCCGCTTCAACGCTTGGCTACTCCAGCACGGCCGCCCTGCAGGACGGCATAAGAGTGTTTTGCGAACAATAACGTCGCACTAGACCAACAGGGGACAGCCCTGAACTGAGCGATTCTAAGCAAATTACACAGTTCAGGAGCCTGTCGGAGATAGATTTTTGCGAACGAAGAATCAACAACTTACAAATAATCGAGTCTCTGTAAGTTATTGATTCCTGGTTCGGGAATCGTTCTCTCCGACAGGCTCTCAGGCCGTTCCCTTTTTTTCTAAGACTGTCATTCTGAGGCCCTCTGTTGGCCGAAGAATCTCCCGCGATGTCTCGGACTGAATTGCAGCTTACTGGCACTTCGGCCAACACCGCGTACAATGTCGAGCCGTGAAGGACCACTGCTACTCCGTCTACATCATGTGCAGCCGGACACACGTGCTCTACATTGGCATTACGAGCGACTTACAGCATCGTGTTTGGCAGCACAAGAATGGACGTTCGAGGGCTTTACCAAGAAATACAACTGCCACTACCTCGTGTATTTCGAGCGCTACGACAATGTCTACCAAGCGATCGGCCGGGAAAAGGAATTAAAGGGTTGGAAGCGAGCGAAGAAGATCGCGTTGATTGAATCGGCGAATCCACGCTGGCATGATCTGAGTGAACATTGGGGCCGGCAGATCCTATTTCCGCGACAGTCGAAGGCGGAGGCTGACGCCACTGTGGCGTCACGAATAAAACTGAAAATTCCGGGTTCCTCGTGAAAGTGCCCTACTGGCAGCAATCAAGTCCTACGCACCGCGGGAGATTCTTCGGCCAACGGAGGGCCTCAGAATGACAGTCTTTAAAAAATCGTGCACCAAAACACTCCTACACTCCGCATTGTTCGCAACAAGGAAAACCAGGGACAGCTGTCCCCAGGTTCCAGGACACTACCCAGGGCTGGCAGCTTTGAGCGCAACATCAGTTGGGATGGATAGTTGGACCTCAGTACCTAAAACTGGACTACTCAGGATTTTGACCAGCCCGCCGATTCTCGTCGCACGTTCCCGCATGCCTGCCAGGCCCCAGTGTCCGCCACGCCCTTTCTCGAGCACCTGAGGATCGATTCCACGTCCGTTGTCCCGAATCCGCACGCACAAGTTACTGTCGGAGTATTCAAGTTCTAACTCGACGCGTTTTGCCCCGGAATGACGAAGCGCATTGAGCACGGCCTCTCTGCCAATTTGGTAAATCTCATTTTGAATCTGGCATGGCAACTGCGTCTGCCGGCCGGTGACTACGACGCGGAAGTCAATGTTGGACTGGACCTCGAGTTCCTGCTGAATACGAGACAAAGCAACAACCAGGTCTGAGGTTTGAGAGCCGGACGAGCGGAGGCCCTGAATCGCGTTCCGGCCCTCCTCGATCCCTTGCCTCATGATCTCAAGAGTTCGATCTATCTGCGGTTTGGCGGGCGAGTCTTGAGCTACACCGTCCTGCGCCACACCCAGATGCAGCAAGGCGCTCTGGAAAGTTTGCAGAAGAGTGTCATGGAGTTCTTGCGCGATCCGGGTTCGTTCTTCAAGCCGCACATTTTCTTGCCGGATCCGTTCTTCCTCCTGCTTACGCGATTCAATTTCCGTCGCGCTCACGTACCATCTTCTGACTCGGCCTTCCTCTACCAAGGGGTTGTACCGCCCCAGGAACCAGCGATGGATGCCGTCTTTTCCAAGAAATCTTGCATCGAGTTCAAACGGCTCACTCCCGGCAAACCCATGCTTGCGTGCCGCTCGCACCCTCTCCAAATCGTCGGGATGAATTACCCTCCCGATCACGTCCAGGGACCGAAACTCCTCAAGTGTCAGACCTGTGTATTCGCGGGCGAAACGATTTGCGTGAATCACCTTGCTGTCCGAGTCGAACACCACAATTAACTGGGGAACAAAATCAACGAGCTGCTGAAGCTCCTGCTCCGCACGCTTACGCTCGGTGACATCGATCACGGTACCTACGAACTCGTCGAGATCGCCGGATTGGTTGAGGACCGCATGGCCCAGGACGTGAATGTCCCTGATCCCTTTGTTGGGATGGACGATTCGGTACCCAAATTCGAAATCCGCTTTGTCGCGGATGGCTCTCTCCCACCGTTCCCTGCTCGCGGCCTGATCGTCCGGATGAATTCGATGAAAGAATTCTTCAAATAACGGTGGCGGCCCAGCGGGGTCGAACCCCAACACGCGGTAGCACTCCTCCGACCAGTACCTGCTATCAGCGAAAGGTTTCGAGGCCCAACTGCCGGTTTGGCTTAGCCTCTGTGCTTCTGCCAGATATGCTTCGCTTTCACGTAAAGCCTGTTCAGCCCGTTTGCGCTCAGTGATGTCACGATAGATTACGTACTCGGAAATCTGGCTTCCCGCAATCGACACACGTACACCGACAATCGAGACCGGAACGCGGGTGCCATCCTTGCGCTTCCGCGTCGTTTCGACGTTCAGGATCTCTCCTCGAGTACCACGGCGGGTGCACTCTTCCGCCTCAGCCCAAAGTTCTTCTGGAACGACTAGCTCATTGATCGGACGCCCCAACGCTTCCTCTTCGGCATAACCGAAAATCCTGGTGAATTCCGGATTGACCCGCAAAATGCGGTCATCGGTGTCGAGCAAAACGATGGCTTCTGGCACTGTCGCAAACAGTTCGTCGAGGAGGGCTTTTTGTCGAAGCTGATCGTCAGGCTGCGCAGATAAACGAACGGCCTGGCTTTCGCGACCCATCGGCATACCCCCGAATCGCTGTGATTGTAACGCCGCTCACTCGATTACGAGCAACGAACCATAATTCCCTCACCTCATTCCATGTGTGCGGTAGTACCACTCTCTGGTTAGACGCACTGGCGCGTCCGGTTCTTGCTGCTTCTCTTGGCCTTCCCCGCCTCCTCTCGATAGTAGGTCACAATTCCCGGTTCCCAGAGGTGGGCCCGCCATGCTTCTGAGACCACTATTTAGCCCTCCTACTACTGAGCTGATCGAAGCGCAAGAGGAAATTGTCCGCTCGCGCTCAAGCGGATGATCCTTGTGTCACCCTAATTTTCGTGGTACCACGGTAGTGGTGGGTCGTCAAACAAATTCGTTGTCCGTTTTGGGAATCTGGCCATGAAGCCGGCAGGCACCTGCACGATTCCCTGCAATTTCCCTGCTCATTCCCTGGTGGATTGCGAATCCCCTGTGTTTATGCGGGTCCCGCTCCAAAAAATATTTTTCGCGGGAAAAATTCCCTGCTCTTTTCCCTGCCACGGGAAAATCGGCATGCGTCGGCAACCAGGGGAAGGTCGGCTTTTATGACTATTGCTTCTGCCCCGCAACCGCAATCACCACGTCATGCAGATATCGCGTGAAGGTGTTCAGGCCGTCGACACTCGTGCGCTCATCGTTGCCGTGGACGCGGTGGGCATCGTCGTCCGTTTTCGGCGTGCTGATTCCATACGCCTGCACCCCTTTGGCGCGAAGCTGCGCTGAGTCCGTTGCCCCGGTGAGCATGTCGGGCATGGTGATCGCATTCGGGAACATCTTTTTCGCAGTGGCTTCCATGGCGCGATAGAGATCGGTATCGAGCCGCGATGGAGGAGACGCCGGACGGTCGTTGCCCGAGGTTCTCTTGATATCGATCGCGGGATCGTTCACCAGCTTCTTCATCTGCTCCATCAGCGCAGGAATGTTTTCATCGGGCAAGGCGCGGATGTCGAGTGTGGCTTCGGCGTCGCCGGGAATCACGTTGGTGCGAAAGCCGCCTTTGATGATGGTGGGCACAATCGAAGTGCGAAGCTTCGAGTACTCCATCCAATACTTCTGCTGCAGCGCGGTCTGGGTTTCGGGGGCATTCAGGTTCTGCAGCAGAGACTTCAATTCCGGATCGGCGATCTGCGCGAGCTTCTGAAAATAGACGCGCGTTGTGCCGTTCAGGCGCATGGGTGTTTGCCAGTTGCCTAGTTTGGCCACGGCCTCGGAGATATGCACAACCGGATTATCAGGACGCGGTATCGATCCGTGTCCGCTGGTTCCGCGCGCGGTTACGATTATGCCGCGAGGGACTTTTTCCGTCGTAGCGATTGAGACATAGTTGACTGCGCCATCCTTGATGTGGATCGATCCGCCTTCATTGAGAACGTATTCGCAATCGATCTTGTCCCAGTGGTTCTCGATCATGTATTCGATGCCATACTTCGGCGTGCCCTCTTCGCCTGCCTCGGCGAGAAAGATGATGTCGCGATCGAGCGGAACTTTCTCCCGGTGCAACTGGAGAAACGCAGCCAGGTTGGCGGCCACCATGCCTTTGTCGTCGCTGGCACCGCGTCCGTAGAGATACCCGTCTTTGATCACGCCGGCAAAAGGATCGACGGTCCACTTCTCGCGCTCCACTCCGACGACGTCGAGATGCGCCATCAGCATCAGGGGGCGAGCTTTTCCTGATCCCTTCAGGCGAGCGACGATATTGCCGCGACCGGGAGCGGACTCGAAAATCTCGGAGGAAATGCCTTCCTTATCCAAAACGCTCTTGATGTACTGCGCTGCCTGTGTCTCGTTCCCGGGAGGATTGCTGGTGTTGACCCTGACGAGCTGAATCAGGAAATCGACTGCTTCGCTGCCGGCAGACGTCGCGGGCTGGCTTTGCGTACATGACGCCGTACTGCAAAGCGCAATAGCGCCAATCAGAGAGAACAGTTTTGCATTCGTCGGTTTCATGCGGCTAACAAATGTAGCAGAGCGGCTGTGCCGATCTCGCCTCAGGCGGTACTAGAATGGCGTTAATCAGGATTTCCGACCAAGAATGAAACAAAAGCGAAGGATCGTTGCGATTGTTCTGCTGGTACTGCTGGGTGCCACAATTTATGGACTGGTGCGCACTGGATCGCAGAGCCCCTTTAGTTCCGGAAATGGAACAACGGGGGAAGGCACGACTGGACCGGCCGGGCTGGTGGACCAGACGCCGTTGCTTACTGCGCAGCGATTGGCGCGGATGCCGATTAGCACGGAGGAGTTCCCTTTCGCGCAGGAAGCGCTGCGGCTTGGGGACCTTGAAATGGATCTGGCGTTTGCGGCGGCGGTGATCGACACGACAGAGCATCCGCCGGTGTTGAGCGCCGCGGCGAAGGAGATTCAGGCGCGGTTGCAGACGAGGGAGGACGCCCTCGCGGCGCAACAGGCTGAGCTCGCGCAGTTGACGGCCGCGGACGCGAAGGCCAGCGGGTCGCGGAAAGATGCGCTGGACGATCAGCTCGATGTGGCCAAGGCGCGGCTGGAACTGGCTCAGGACGAAGTGGATGATGCGAAGCAGGACATGATCCGTGCCGGGGGCGATCCGCAGGGACGCATCCAGGCGCTGGTGCAGGAACACCAGGCGGCTTCGCAAGCCTCAGACACAACCAAGGTGGCAGTTAGTGCACCGACTGCAGCGCGTGGGCTCGTCAATCGGCTCCAGCAATGGTCGGCACTACATGAGAAACAGTCGCAGTTGTCGCAGGCAAAGCAGGATGCGGCGTCGATAGCAACCACGCTGGCCATGAAGCACAATTCTCTCGAGCAGCAAATCGGGGCGCAAAAAGAAAAATCACCGGGCACGGTTGCGACGAATAGTGCGTCGACGGCGATCCCCGGCGGACAGTCTGGCGGCCCCACTCGCCAAGAATCGGCGGCGATGGTGAACACGGCGAAACTCCGGGCCGCCGATCAAAAGATGCTGGCCAATTTTGACAAGCGAATCGACAACGAAAAGCAACTGGCCAATGTGTACGGCAAGTGGATCGACGTTGTCGCGGGGCAAAAGCGCTCGGTAGTGAACCGCGCGCTGTACGGCGTGCTGATCATTCTGATGATCGCGATCATAGGGCTCTTCGTCGATGGCTGGATTGAGCGCCTGCTGGGGAAGATGCCGATGGACCGTCGCCGCGTGGCGACGCTGCGCGCGGTTACGCGTGTTACTCTGCAGATTGTCGCCGTGCTCCTGATCCTGCTGGTGATATTCGGTCCGCCGAACCAGCTCGGAACTATTTTGGGACTCGCGGGCGCCGGCCTGACGGTCGCCCTGAAGGATTTCATCGTCGGGTTCTTTGGCTGGTTTGTCTTGATGGGAAAGGACGGAATCCGCCTCGGCGACTGGGTGGAAATTAACGGCGTCACTGGGGAAGTCGTGCAGCTCGGAATGTTTCATACCGTGCTGCTCGAGACCGGCAACTGGACAGACTCGGGCCATCCCACCGGACGCCGTGTGACCTTTACAAATAGTTTTGCCATCGAAGGTCACTACTTCAATTTTTCCACTTCGGGACAGTGGCTGTGGGATGAGTTACAGATCGTTTTGCCGGCCGGAAATAATCCATATCCGATCGTCGATGCCATCAAGAAAAAGGTTGTGGAAATGACGTCGGAAAGCGCTCGACAGGCCGAGCAGGAATGGCGGGGCGCGGCAAAATCGCGCGACATGAACGCCCTCTCGGCGGCGCCCGCGATCACCGTAAAACCTGTGATTGGCGGCACGCAAATTTCTGTGCGCTACATCACGCGCGCCCACGAGCGTTCGCAGTTGCGTGCCCAGCTAAATCATGCCGCTGTCGATCTGCTGGGGGAGGGACTTGCGACGCGCAGCGCTTCCCTTTCGCCACAGTCCGCGTCTACGCCAAGCTGAACATGAATTCAGGCAGGTCCTTTTTTGTCCTGCTGCCAATTTCTGCGAATCCCGGCGATGAACGTTCCGCGGTTCTTTTCCATCTTCTGAATCATGGCTCGGGAGGCATCCGTCTCTTCGTAGCGCGCACTCCACGACGCCAGTTCCAACAGAACCGGACCTAAATCGATGCCCTTCTGCGTGAGTTTGTAAATCAGCTTGCGGCGATCGCCGGGATCGCGCGAAGTAGAGATGATTCCGCTGCCTTCGAGCTTCCGAAGGCGGTCCGCCAGGATGTTCGTGGCGATGCCTTCTTCTGAGTTCAGGAATTCCCGGTAGGTGCGGAACCCGCGCATCATCATGTCGCGAATGATCAATAGAGACCAGCGGTCCCCGATCATCTCCAGCGAGATGTTTACGGGACAGCCCGATCGCCTGCAGGGATCTGGTGATTTGCGTGGCACCTTACTAAACTAAAAATACTGTAACGAATATGACTTGCATTTCACAAGTTATCTTTCATAGACTGCTTGCATTACGCAAGTGATCGCGCTTCGGTCCGCAGCGGTCCGGCAGCGCTCGCGCTTAAAGGAAACAGCCACAACTCATCCCGCAAGGAGGGACCATGAATTTCTACGGACCTAAGCAGTTGGTGGACAGCATGCGCACAGTGCGCAAGAACACAATTCAGATTGCGGAAGACATCGCAGAGAAAGACTACGGCTATCGTCCTACGCCCGAGAGCCGCTCGGCGGCGGAGACGCTTGTACACATCGCGCGGCTGGCACAATTCGATCGTGTGGTGCACGAACAGGAACATCTCTCGTCGCTCGAAGGCTTCGACTTTGGGGCGCTCCTCGGGAAGTCGGAAGTCGAGGAGAAGCGTCCGCGATCAAAGCGCGAGATCGTCGAACTGCTGCGCACTGAAGGAGAGCGCTGGTGCGAGTGGGTGGGGAGCCTTCCCGAATCGATACTCGCCGAGCAAGTGCGCATGCCCGGCGGCGTGTTCAAAACCCGTTTTGAAATGTTGCTCGGAACCAAAGAGCACGAAATGCAGCACCGGGGGCAATTGACGGTGATCGAGCGCTTACTTGGTGTCGTGCCTCACCTCACACGAAACCGGCAGCAGGCGCGCGAAGCCGCTGCCAAGGTTGCCAGTTAACAGCTCACCCGACCGATCCCGCCTGCGCGGGATCGGTCGGGAATCAGTCGCCGCTCACACTCCCGGCGTTCGACTCATCTTTCCCACCAGTACAACGTCCGGATCGTTGACCGTCATCGTCCTCACTCCTGCATCTTGGGTAAAACGAATGCGAACCGCTGGTGCGCCGCTGGGGTGGAACACCTGCTCTCCCAGATGAAACAGGCCACGACCCATAGTCCCTTGGCGCGTCCAGGTGAGTTTTCCCTTTTCTACCGTCACATCGACTTGCTGCGTAGGGCTTGGACCAAAGATGTAAGTTCCCAGAATGGCAGCACGCTCTTGGTCCCCGAGCGGCGCTTCGGCGGGCGCATCAGCGTCTCCAAGTGACTGGAGAAACTCAAAAACCGGGCGCGAGGCATCGCCTCCGGCTTTGGCGTGGGCGAGCAGGCTGATGCTGTGTGGACCGCGAGTCCGCTGAATGCCCGGCTGGGCCGTGAT
The window above is part of the Terriglobales bacterium genome. Proteins encoded here:
- a CDS encoding DoxX family protein gives rise to the protein MNILLWVLQVLAALLYGASGVMKVFMFDNISKDVPSFGALPREAWTALGILELVCTVGLIVPAAFHWHPALTVVAATVLAIESLVFVGVHAKYREITTIIMSGVLGLLMAFIAYERMVLKPIL
- a CDS encoding helix-turn-helix domain-containing protein; translated protein: MPRKSPDPCRRSGCPVNISLEMIGDRWSLLIIRDMMMRGFRTYREFLNSEEGIATNILADRLRKLEGSGIISTSRDPGDRRKLIYKLTQKGIDLGPVLLELASWSARYEETDASRAMIQKMEKNRGTFIAGIRRNWQQDKKGPA
- a CDS encoding PAS domain S-box protein, with amino-acid sequence MGRESQAVRLSAQPDDQLRQKALLDELFATVPEAIVLLDTDDRILRVNPEFTRIFGYAEEEALGRPINELVVPEELWAEAEECTRRGTRGEILNVETTRKRKDGTRVPVSIVGVRVSIAGSQISEYVIYRDITERKRAEQALRESEAYLAEAQRLSQTGSWASKPFADSRYWSEECYRVLGFDPAGPPPLFEEFFHRIHPDDQAASRERWERAIRDKADFEFGYRIVHPNKGIRDIHVLGHAVLNQSGDLDEFVGTVIDVTERKRAEQELQQLVDFVPQLIVVFDSDSKVIHANRFAREYTGLTLEEFRSLDVIGRVIHPDDLERVRAARKHGFAGSEPFELDARFLGKDGIHRWFLGRYNPLVEEGRVRRWYVSATEIESRKQEEERIRQENVRLEERTRIAQELHDTLLQTFQSALLHLGVAQDGVAQDSPAKPQIDRTLEIMRQGIEEGRNAIQGLRSSGSQTSDLVVALSRIQQELEVQSNIDFRVVVTGRQTQLPCQIQNEIYQIGREAVLNALRHSGAKRVELELEYSDSNLCVRIRDNGRGIDPQVLEKGRGGHWGLAGMRERATRIGGLVKILSSPVLGTEVQLSIPTDVALKAASPG
- a CDS encoding mechanosensitive ion channel domain-containing protein translates to MKQKRRIVAIVLLVLLGATIYGLVRTGSQSPFSSGNGTTGEGTTGPAGLVDQTPLLTAQRLARMPISTEEFPFAQEALRLGDLEMDLAFAAAVIDTTEHPPVLSAAAKEIQARLQTREDALAAQQAELAQLTAADAKASGSRKDALDDQLDVAKARLELAQDEVDDAKQDMIRAGGDPQGRIQALVQEHQAASQASDTTKVAVSAPTAARGLVNRLQQWSALHEKQSQLSQAKQDAASIATTLAMKHNSLEQQIGAQKEKSPGTVATNSASTAIPGGQSGGPTRQESAAMVNTAKLRAADQKMLANFDKRIDNEKQLANVYGKWIDVVAGQKRSVVNRALYGVLIILMIAIIGLFVDGWIERLLGKMPMDRRRVATLRAVTRVTLQIVAVLLILLVIFGPPNQLGTILGLAGAGLTVALKDFIVGFFGWFVLMGKDGIRLGDWVEINGVTGEVVQLGMFHTVLLETGNWTDSGHPTGRRVTFTNSFAIEGHYFNFSTSGQWLWDELQIVLPAGNNPYPIVDAIKKKVVEMTSESARQAEQEWRGAAKSRDMNALSAAPAITVKPVIGGTQISVRYITRAHERSQLRAQLNHAAVDLLGEGLATRSASLSPQSASTPS
- a CDS encoding DinB family protein, which translates into the protein MNFYGPKQLVDSMRTVRKNTIQIAEDIAEKDYGYRPTPESRSAAETLVHIARLAQFDRVVHEQEHLSSLEGFDFGALLGKSEVEEKRPRSKREIVELLRTEGERWCEWVGSLPESILAEQVRMPGGVFKTRFEMLLGTKEHEMQHRGQLTVIERLLGVVPHLTRNRQQAREAAAKVAS
- a CDS encoding DUF1801 domain-containing protein → MRPKTVDEYISVAPRETQKKLREMRDCIRNAAPGSTEGLKWGMPAYSHKRILLTFAAHKNHIGFHPTPSAVKAFAKELSEFVTSDNSVQFPLQKPLPLDLIRRMTEFRVRESVEEDKKWRT
- a CDS encoding M20/M25/M40 family metallo-hydrolase, translated to MKPTNAKLFSLIGAIALCSTASCTQSQPATSAGSEAVDFLIQLVRVNTSNPPGNETQAAQYIKSVLDKEGISSEIFESAPGRGNIVARLKGSGKARPLMLMAHLDVVGVEREKWTVDPFAGVIKDGYLYGRGASDDKGMVAANLAAFLQLHREKVPLDRDIIFLAEAGEEGTPKYGIEYMIENHWDKIDCEYVLNEGGSIHIKDGAVNYVSIATTEKVPRGIIVTARGTSGHGSIPRPDNPVVHISEAVAKLGNWQTPMRLNGTTRVYFQKLAQIADPELKSLLQNLNAPETQTALQQKYWMEYSKLRTSIVPTIIKGGFRTNVIPGDAEATLDIRALPDENIPALMEQMKKLVNDPAIDIKRTSGNDRPASPPSRLDTDLYRAMEATAKKMFPNAITMPDMLTGATDSAQLRAKGVQAYGISTPKTDDDAHRVHGNDERTSVDGLNTFTRYLHDVVIAVAGQKQ